From the Maioricimonas rarisocia genome, one window contains:
- a CDS encoding DUF1559 domain-containing protein: MKSRRGFTLIELLVVIAIIAILMALLLPAVQQAREAARRSQCKNNMKQMGLALHNYHDVHGTFPPALISSGRCNSSTCPPEVLNTTGWVLLLPYLDQSPMYNLYDFSLPSSISSPYGRPLAGGVTTSDANRPVYSQKLDVFLCPSDDGGGEIVTSSANDSSQFYERNQVARSNYLFATGSYTDYSLTYDYYRTSRSDLGAFGNDGAATIAFIKDGTSNTIVVGESRQNHTSSSYGPYWGAGTHTCCHGYTPRTADRFHINVDYYADGSGLQYAWQFGSSHVGGAHFLMGDGAVRFISENIDYRNVFVWLNRIKDGNVIGEF, from the coding sequence ATGAAGTCACGGCGTGGATTCACGTTGATCGAGCTGCTCGTGGTCATCGCGATCATTGCGATCCTGATGGCGCTGCTGCTGCCCGCAGTCCAGCAGGCACGCGAAGCAGCCCGACGGTCTCAGTGCAAGAACAACATGAAGCAGATGGGGCTTGCGCTTCACAACTATCACGACGTGCACGGCACGTTTCCGCCCGCACTGATCTCATCCGGTCGCTGCAACAGCTCGACGTGCCCGCCGGAAGTGCTCAATACCACCGGGTGGGTTCTGCTGCTTCCGTACCTCGACCAGTCGCCGATGTACAACCTGTACGACTTCAGCCTGCCGTCGAGCATCTCGAGCCCGTACGGTCGTCCGCTGGCCGGTGGAGTCACGACCAGCGATGCCAACCGGCCTGTCTACAGTCAGAAGCTGGACGTCTTCCTCTGCCCGTCGGATGATGGCGGCGGCGAGATCGTCACCAGCAGTGCCAATGACAGCAGCCAGTTCTACGAACGCAATCAGGTCGCCCGCAGCAACTACCTCTTCGCGACCGGTTCGTATACCGACTACAGCCTGACCTACGACTACTACCGCACGTCCCGCAGTGACCTCGGGGCGTTCGGCAACGATGGTGCTGCCACGATCGCCTTCATCAAGGACGGCACGAGCAACACGATCGTCGTCGGCGAATCCCGCCAGAATCACACCAGCAGCTCGTACGGTCCCTATTGGGGAGCCGGCACGCACACCTGCTGTCACGGCTACACGCCGCGCACCGCGGATCGCTTCCACATCAACGTCGACTACTACGCAGACGGTTCAGGTCTGCAGTACGCCTGGCAGTTCGGCAGCTCGCACGTCGGTGGCGCTCACTTCCTGATGGGGGACGGTGCCGTCCGCTTCATCAGCGAGAACATCGACTACCGCAACGTCTTCGTGTGGCTCAACCGCATCAAGGACGGCAACGTCATCGGCGAATTCTGA
- a CDS encoding glycosyltransferase family 2 protein → MATATDFPAEALDGPAGVDARPYTHDWYYALRDRLGDSACRQLCIYAMPDDLVLSVIIPVYNEEATLRQLVDRVRQVPIRKEIILVDDCSRDDSREIMRVLEAESASDPENRIELAFHEENQGKGAALRTGFQKATGTVLVIQDADLEYNPSEYPRLLQPIVEGKADVVYGSRFLGDQPHRVLYFWHYLGNQFLTLLSNCFTNLNLTDMETCYKVFRREALADITPTLKQNRFGFEPEITAKVARRRLRIFELSVSYSGRTYDEGKHIGWKDGFQALWCIVRYAFGD, encoded by the coding sequence ATGGCAACAGCGACTGACTTTCCGGCCGAAGCGCTCGATGGGCCCGCCGGCGTCGACGCCCGCCCGTACACGCACGACTGGTACTACGCGCTGCGGGATCGACTTGGCGACTCCGCCTGTCGACAACTCTGCATCTACGCGATGCCAGACGACCTTGTGCTGTCGGTGATCATCCCGGTCTACAACGAAGAGGCGACGCTTCGCCAGCTCGTTGACCGGGTCCGCCAGGTGCCGATCCGCAAAGAGATCATCCTCGTCGACGACTGCAGCCGCGACGACTCCCGGGAGATCATGCGGGTCCTCGAGGCCGAGTCGGCGAGCGATCCCGAAAACCGGATCGAGCTGGCTTTCCACGAGGAGAACCAGGGGAAGGGGGCCGCCCTGCGGACGGGCTTTCAGAAGGCAACCGGCACCGTCCTCGTCATTCAGGACGCCGACCTCGAATACAACCCCAGCGAGTACCCGCGACTGCTGCAGCCGATCGTCGAAGGGAAAGCCGACGTCGTGTACGGGAGCCGGTTTCTCGGCGATCAGCCGCACCGCGTGCTGTATTTCTGGCACTACCTGGGCAACCAGTTTCTGACGCTGCTTTCCAACTGCTTCACGAACCTCAACCTCACCGACATGGAGACCTGTTACAAGGTCTTCCGGCGGGAGGCTCTGGCCGACATCACGCCCACGCTCAAGCAGAACCGGTTCGGATTCGAGCCGGAGATCACCGCCAAGGTGGCCCGCCGCCGGCTCCGCATCTTCGAACTGTCGGTCAGCTATTCGGGCCGCACGTACGACGAAGGCAAGCACATCGGCTGGAAGGACGGTTTCCAGGCACTGTGGTGCATCGTCCGCTACGCCTTCGGTGACTGA
- a CDS encoding c-type cytochrome domain-containing protein has product MQLTTWRFGLVLCSLLLVPGLSTGSAVADDAAPAATEEKPADTAAEPAAETKPAESKPAEPEAKPEEPKPEPAQPSAEEQARQKAAELQKQAEEAAAKKEQASGRVSELEGSLLELQQKIAQLKRDLDGSMKKIAETEETLKKQKSEADTAAAAKKAADEAEAAAQKELAEAQKKVEAAKAKVAEAGKKATDAAATLAATEKAVSEMKAAMTQSQAGVKTASEQLAALQTQLEQARTAAQSAEQEWLARAQAAEETLKSLGEWVSFTDEVAPIFYKRCLACHNARTSKGRFNMESFAAIMKGGESGEALVPGDSDDSNLCIQVDDGSMPKDADPLTPEQIKLIARWVDLGAKLDAGADPEAPLIQIMPKFPQPPAPEAYAVPIPVTAVEFSPDGALVATSGYHEVLLWKAENGELLRRITNVAERVYDIDFHPDGQRLAIAAGTPGQVGEVKIFQVENGELLADLVTVEDAMFGVAFSPDGARLAACGADRSIRIFETDSGKELVRIEDHADWVMDIAWSPDASQIASASRDKTSKLFDAASGDAVTTFNGHGEPVFGVAFLPDGKQVATAGRDKLIRIWKTEDAKEVRRIGGFGNEVFRLVVLPDQRIFSCSADKTARLHQASDGKALKTYSGHADWVYSLDVHAESGRVVTGCYTGNVRIWSIEEAKPLQEWTAAPGHTGNEQAAK; this is encoded by the coding sequence ATGCAATTGACGACGTGGCGTTTCGGGCTGGTGTTGTGCAGTCTTCTCCTGGTGCCCGGACTGTCGACCGGATCGGCTGTGGCCGACGACGCCGCGCCCGCGGCCACAGAGGAGAAGCCGGCGGATACGGCTGCAGAACCTGCCGCGGAGACAAAGCCTGCTGAGTCAAAGCCGGCCGAACCAGAGGCGAAGCCCGAAGAGCCGAAACCTGAACCGGCACAGCCGAGTGCCGAGGAACAGGCCCGACAGAAAGCGGCCGAACTGCAGAAGCAGGCCGAAGAGGCGGCTGCAAAGAAGGAACAGGCCTCCGGTAGGGTGAGCGAACTGGAAGGTTCGTTGCTGGAACTGCAGCAGAAGATCGCGCAGCTGAAGCGGGATCTCGACGGCTCGATGAAGAAGATCGCCGAGACCGAAGAGACGCTGAAGAAGCAGAAGTCGGAAGCCGACACGGCTGCTGCCGCGAAGAAAGCGGCTGACGAAGCCGAAGCCGCCGCTCAGAAAGAACTGGCCGAGGCTCAGAAGAAGGTCGAAGCCGCGAAGGCGAAAGTGGCCGAGGCGGGCAAGAAGGCGACCGACGCGGCTGCGACCCTGGCCGCAACGGAGAAGGCCGTGAGCGAGATGAAGGCGGCGATGACGCAGTCGCAGGCGGGGGTGAAGACGGCCTCTGAGCAGCTGGCCGCCCTGCAGACACAGCTCGAGCAGGCCCGGACTGCCGCTCAGTCGGCCGAACAGGAATGGCTGGCCCGCGCTCAGGCCGCCGAGGAGACGCTCAAGTCGCTCGGCGAGTGGGTCTCGTTCACCGACGAGGTTGCTCCGATCTTCTACAAACGGTGTCTGGCCTGTCACAACGCCCGGACATCGAAGGGGCGATTCAACATGGAGTCGTTCGCCGCCATCATGAAGGGGGGCGAATCGGGTGAAGCTCTGGTGCCCGGCGACAGCGACGATTCGAACCTCTGCATCCAGGTCGACGACGGATCGATGCCGAAGGATGCTGATCCGCTCACCCCGGAGCAGATCAAGCTGATCGCCCGCTGGGTCGATCTGGGAGCGAAGCTGGATGCGGGGGCCGATCCGGAAGCACCGCTGATCCAGATCATGCCGAAGTTCCCACAGCCGCCCGCCCCGGAAGCCTACGCAGTTCCGATTCCTGTGACGGCCGTGGAGTTCAGCCCGGACGGAGCCCTGGTCGCGACGTCCGGCTATCACGAAGTTCTGCTGTGGAAAGCCGAGAACGGGGAACTCCTTCGCCGCATCACCAACGTTGCCGAGCGGGTCTACGACATCGACTTCCATCCCGATGGCCAGCGACTGGCGATTGCCGCCGGCACGCCCGGGCAGGTTGGTGAAGTGAAGATCTTTCAGGTCGAGAATGGCGAACTGCTGGCCGACCTGGTGACGGTCGAAGACGCGATGTTTGGCGTCGCGTTCAGTCCGGACGGGGCCCGTCTGGCCGCCTGCGGGGCCGACCGCAGCATCCGCATCTTCGAGACCGACTCGGGCAAGGAACTGGTGCGGATTGAGGATCATGCCGACTGGGTGATGGACATCGCATGGTCGCCGGATGCCAGCCAGATCGCCTCGGCCAGTCGCGACAAGACGTCGAAGCTGTTCGACGCGGCAAGCGGTGACGCGGTGACGACGTTCAACGGTCATGGCGAGCCGGTCTTCGGTGTCGCGTTTCTGCCGGATGGCAAGCAGGTGGCTACCGCCGGCCGGGACAAGTTGATTCGCATCTGGAAGACAGAGGATGCCAAGGAGGTGCGGCGGATTGGAGGCTTCGGCAACGAAGTCTTCCGGCTGGTTGTCTTGCCGGATCAGCGGATCTTCAGCTGCAGTGCCGACAAGACGGCGCGTCTGCATCAGGCGAGCGACGGCAAGGCGCTCAAGACGTACTCGGGACATGCCGACTGGGTGTACTCGCTGGATGTCCATGCCGAGTCGGGGCGTGTTGTGACTGGTTGCTACACCGGCAACGTGCGCATCTGGTCGATCGAGGAGGCCAAGCCGCTGCAGGAATGGACGGCGGCTCCCGGACATACCGGGAACGAACAGGCGGCGAAGTAG
- a CDS encoding ATP-binding protein, protein MSLVTDRSDRTGQGLLRGIILGLSYALITSHVGGYLQFDRYLPAVAWSPAPLLVLVLSLSPLAEMPLLLLGVGLAQAFANVQEDRGLVLAVTYSLTTCLEAAAGCWLVLRVLRANPSTLTVAQILRRCAASLAVGLVLASLGTGLLVFFESFGFNLTQWPGFAVRWSSASLLCFVCLTPIALTAGFADADWWHSKRRGALAVASGLALIGGVLAFDLIQEAIAGEDIRRHTGSLVTAAIVSTATILLWLRGWNAGGPGRSGPAIERMGAELQTLSDLLAAPQERFDTAGRLKQIARACATTLKCDRVSIWEFQQRGRVLTCLIQYLQPDDVVQAGARLTQADYPDYFDALSDRREVVVPDVYADRRTQQLADAYLSPFGVRALINVPLRGADRQLGVLCFEHVGSTRLWHQDEQMYAAAAAHLVAAAIESGRALRAERRFVEVAAATGGFVWELDIEGLMTFVSDHVRDVLGRSPDELTGRSFFELAEDRNGLDVDWLTRCCNQQTPIRGVEFRCRNTNGKPVWLSLSGSAVTGSLGEVTGFRGTAQDITRAVDGRQQLEQAIQAAETANRAKSEFLANMSHEIRTPMTAILGFTDLLLDDREETASPRERRERIKTIKRNGQYLLEIINDILDLAKVEAGRVEIERKPVDLPRLVTDVANLMRVRAEEKHLPLVIRTEGRVPEAIRSDALRLRQILINLLGNAIKFTDDGSVTLTVSCRDVGERDCRVRFDISDTGIGMSPEQLARLFQPFTQADSTTTRRYGGTGLGLVISQRLARMLGGDVEVSSEPGKGSTFHVTIDPGPLDAARLVHGVERGPEQSAIQPAPSETLLFGRRLLLVDDAADNRLIISAYLKKFGIEITMAENGQEAVDRALEARDERRPFDVILMDMQMPVLDGYSATRGLREQGYSLPIIALTAHAMAGEREACLEAGCDDFATKPIDREALLQSILRCLKLRESPWQEPAREMGSR, encoded by the coding sequence GTGTCACTGGTGACCGATCGAAGTGATCGCACAGGACAGGGGCTGCTGCGCGGCATCATTCTGGGGCTGAGCTACGCCCTGATCACCAGCCATGTCGGAGGGTATCTGCAGTTTGACCGCTATCTGCCGGCGGTCGCCTGGTCCCCTGCCCCGTTGCTGGTTCTCGTGCTGAGCCTTTCGCCTCTTGCGGAGATGCCGCTGCTGCTGCTCGGCGTTGGACTCGCTCAGGCGTTTGCCAACGTGCAGGAGGACCGTGGTCTGGTTCTGGCCGTCACTTACTCGCTGACGACTTGCCTCGAAGCAGCGGCCGGATGCTGGCTCGTGCTCCGCGTCCTGCGAGCAAACCCCTCGACGCTGACCGTTGCCCAGATTCTGCGGCGGTGTGCCGCGTCGCTGGCGGTCGGGCTGGTGCTGGCGAGTCTCGGAACCGGACTGCTGGTCTTCTTCGAGAGCTTCGGGTTCAACCTGACGCAGTGGCCCGGTTTCGCGGTGCGCTGGAGCAGCGCGTCGCTGCTCTGTTTCGTCTGCCTGACGCCGATCGCGCTGACGGCCGGATTTGCTGACGCGGACTGGTGGCACTCGAAACGCCGGGGGGCGCTGGCGGTCGCGTCCGGACTGGCGCTGATCGGTGGTGTGCTGGCCTTCGACCTGATTCAGGAAGCGATTGCCGGTGAGGACATTCGCCGGCACACCGGTTCGCTTGTAACGGCGGCGATTGTTTCGACGGCTACGATTCTGCTCTGGCTGCGGGGATGGAATGCAGGAGGACCTGGACGTTCCGGACCGGCGATCGAACGGATGGGAGCCGAACTGCAGACGCTTTCGGATCTGCTGGCGGCTCCTCAGGAACGCTTTGATACCGCCGGGAGGCTGAAGCAGATTGCCCGGGCGTGCGCCACGACGCTCAAGTGTGATCGGGTGAGCATCTGGGAGTTCCAGCAGCGCGGCCGCGTGCTGACCTGCCTGATACAGTACCTGCAGCCGGATGATGTCGTTCAGGCGGGAGCCCGTTTGACGCAGGCGGATTACCCCGACTACTTCGATGCGCTCAGCGATCGGAGAGAGGTGGTCGTTCCCGACGTCTACGCGGATCGTCGCACACAGCAGCTGGCCGATGCGTACCTTTCGCCGTTCGGAGTCCGGGCCCTGATCAACGTGCCGCTGCGGGGGGCGGATCGGCAGCTGGGTGTGCTCTGCTTCGAGCATGTCGGCAGCACGCGGCTCTGGCACCAGGATGAGCAGATGTACGCTGCGGCGGCGGCACATCTTGTCGCGGCCGCCATCGAGTCCGGAAGGGCGCTGCGGGCGGAACGACGGTTTGTCGAGGTGGCGGCAGCGACCGGCGGCTTTGTCTGGGAACTGGACATCGAAGGGCTGATGACATTCGTGTCCGATCATGTCCGTGACGTCCTTGGTCGTTCTCCGGATGAACTGACCGGGCGTTCGTTCTTCGAACTTGCCGAAGATCGCAACGGACTCGACGTCGACTGGCTGACGCGGTGTTGCAACCAGCAGACGCCAATCCGGGGCGTGGAGTTCCGTTGCCGCAATACCAATGGCAAGCCGGTCTGGCTGAGTCTGAGCGGGAGCGCAGTGACCGGTTCGCTGGGCGAGGTGACCGGTTTTCGTGGCACGGCGCAGGACATCACGCGTGCCGTGGATGGGCGACAGCAGCTCGAACAGGCGATCCAGGCTGCCGAAACCGCGAATCGTGCGAAGAGCGAGTTCCTCGCCAACATGAGCCACGAGATTCGCACGCCGATGACCGCCATCCTCGGTTTCACCGATCTGCTGCTCGATGATCGTGAGGAGACGGCATCGCCTCGAGAGCGGCGGGAACGGATCAAGACGATCAAGCGGAACGGACAGTACCTGCTCGAGATCATCAACGACATTCTCGACCTGGCGAAGGTGGAAGCGGGCCGGGTCGAGATCGAGAGAAAGCCGGTCGATTTGCCGCGGCTGGTGACCGATGTCGCGAACCTGATGCGGGTTCGGGCGGAGGAGAAGCATCTGCCACTGGTCATTCGCACGGAGGGGCGGGTGCCCGAAGCGATCCGGTCCGATGCCCTGCGCCTGCGGCAGATTCTGATCAACCTGCTGGGGAACGCGATCAAGTTCACCGACGACGGCTCCGTGACGCTGACGGTTTCCTGCCGGGACGTCGGCGAACGCGACTGCCGCGTTCGGTTCGACATTTCCGACACCGGAATCGGGATGTCGCCGGAGCAGCTGGCGCGCCTGTTTCAGCCGTTCACCCAAGCCGATTCAACGACGACGCGGCGGTACGGAGGGACCGGGCTGGGCCTGGTGATCAGCCAGCGGCTGGCCCGCATGCTCGGCGGTGACGTCGAGGTCAGCAGCGAACCGGGCAAGGGGAGCACGTTTCACGTCACCATCGATCCCGGTCCGCTCGACGCGGCGCGGCTGGTGCACGGCGTCGAACGTGGTCCCGAGCAGAGCGCCATTCAGCCAGCACCCAGCGAGACGCTGCTGTTCGGACGCAGGCTGCTGCTGGTGGATGACGCGGCTGACAACCGCCTGATCATCTCGGCCTATCTGAAGAAGTTCGGTATCGAAATCACGATGGCAGAGAACGGCCAGGAGGCGGTCGACCGGGCGCTCGAGGCCAGGGACGAGCGGCGGCCCTTCGATGTCATTCTGATGGACATGCAGATGCCGGTGCTCGACGGGTACTCGGCGACGCGTGGCCTGCGCGAACAGGGGTACTCGCTGCCGATTATCGCGCTGACAGCGCACGCGATGGCCGGAGAACGGGAGGCGTGCCTCGAAGCGGGGTGCGACGACTTCGCAACCAAGCCGATTGACCGTGAAGCACTGCTGCAGTCGATCCTCCGATGCTTGAAGCTGCGGGAATCCCCCTGGCAGGAGCCGGCCCGCGAGATGGGTTCACGCTGA
- a CDS encoding Gfo/Idh/MocA family protein — MLRLGIVDFDSSHAVEFARRFNHAGVTADQFVDGARVVAGWPGSSQMAPERIPGFTSDVKAAGVELVDSPEALMDRIDAVLILSLAGDAHLERVRPFLEAGIPAYVDKPFASTASDADEMVRLSREHDVLMWQGSAVRFCSSVTQYKASWDRLGRLHGAVSFGPAKRAAGNPGLFHYGIHPTEMLFAVMGRGCQRVTNACVDGAEVVTGWWSDGRVATLRGNRTGSTAYGILGFHEHGVVRRHVSLRDAYRNLCRAIVQGFETGQPPVDPEETLEVTRFILAAAASEARGGEPVALLDIA, encoded by the coding sequence ATGCTCCGACTTGGCATCGTCGATTTCGATTCGTCCCACGCGGTGGAGTTTGCGCGGCGGTTCAACCACGCCGGCGTGACTGCGGACCAGTTTGTGGATGGTGCCCGCGTCGTGGCCGGCTGGCCCGGCAGTTCGCAGATGGCACCGGAGCGAATTCCCGGCTTTACGAGCGATGTGAAGGCGGCTGGCGTGGAACTGGTTGACTCGCCGGAAGCTTTGATGGATCGCATCGACGCGGTGCTGATTCTGTCGCTGGCGGGCGATGCGCACCTGGAACGGGTGCGACCGTTTCTCGAAGCGGGAATTCCCGCCTATGTCGACAAGCCGTTCGCCAGCACAGCCAGTGATGCCGACGAAATGGTCCGGCTGTCGCGCGAGCACGACGTGCTGATGTGGCAGGGCTCGGCGGTCCGGTTCTGCAGCAGTGTGACCCAATACAAGGCGTCGTGGGATCGGCTCGGTCGACTGCACGGGGCCGTCAGCTTCGGACCGGCCAAACGGGCTGCGGGAAACCCGGGGCTGTTTCATTACGGGATTCATCCCACCGAGATGTTGTTTGCCGTGATGGGACGTGGCTGCCAGCGGGTGACCAATGCCTGCGTCGATGGTGCCGAGGTGGTGACCGGCTGGTGGTCGGATGGACGCGTCGCGACGCTGCGGGGTAACCGCACCGGATCGACCGCCTACGGCATTCTTGGATTTCATGAACATGGTGTCGTCCGCCGGCATGTTTCGCTGCGGGACGCCTACCGGAATCTCTGCCGGGCGATCGTGCAGGGATTCGAAACGGGGCAGCCCCCGGTCGATCCGGAAGAAACACTGGAAGTGACGCGATTCATTCTGGCTGCTGCGGCGAGTGAAGCCCGCGGCGGCGAGCCGGTCGCGTTGTTGGACATTGCCTGA
- a CDS encoding glycine--tRNA ligase, producing MDKIVALCKRRGFVFQDSEIYGGVNGFWDYGPLGVELKRNVREAWWQDMVSRHDPLTAPADSPDAYQMVGVETSIIMHPQVWKCSGHYDLFHDMMVDCHACKGRFRADHLKVKLVRSTDGDPVVAWTFMPGSAEFDWPSSGDKKLSKAAAAAVENSGQDAEAAPVDMDFDTYRKTVLETSGGSEAAIPHCPNPACRGKLTEPREFNLMFKTILGALGTKDDEAFLRPETAQGIFVNFKNVCDSSRVKIPFGVAQIGKSFRNEITPRNFTFRSREFEQMEIEFFCHPDASQDWYRYWRDRRFRWYSDLGISQDRLQLRDHDPEELAHYSCGTADIEYRFPFLDEGEYGELEGIAHRGDFDLRSHMEGKLVDRDGKLEVELNEHGQPKYRGSGKDLSYFDDQSRERFVPNVIEPSAGADRATLAFICEAFAEDEAPDDKGKMQVRTLMKFHPRLAPIKAAIFPLIKKEGQPEKAKEIYRSLKEAGIAVTYDEQAAIGRRYRRQDEIGTPWCITVDGDTASDNAVTVRDRDSLEQVRVPVDEIVDEISRRMRG from the coding sequence ATGGACAAGATTGTTGCCCTCTGCAAACGCCGCGGGTTCGTGTTTCAGGATTCCGAGATCTACGGCGGCGTCAACGGCTTCTGGGACTACGGTCCGCTCGGCGTGGAGCTGAAGCGAAACGTCCGTGAAGCCTGGTGGCAGGACATGGTGTCGCGGCACGATCCGCTCACCGCACCGGCCGATTCTCCCGATGCCTACCAGATGGTCGGCGTCGAGACCTCGATCATCATGCACCCGCAGGTCTGGAAGTGCAGCGGCCACTACGACCTGTTCCACGACATGATGGTCGACTGCCACGCCTGCAAAGGTCGCTTCCGGGCCGATCACCTCAAGGTGAAGCTCGTCCGCTCCACCGACGGCGATCCGGTCGTCGCATGGACCTTCATGCCCGGCTCGGCCGAGTTCGACTGGCCCTCGTCGGGTGACAAGAAGCTCTCGAAAGCGGCCGCCGCTGCGGTCGAGAACTCCGGCCAGGATGCCGAAGCGGCCCCGGTCGACATGGACTTCGATACGTACCGCAAGACGGTGCTCGAGACCTCGGGCGGCAGCGAGGCAGCGATTCCGCACTGCCCGAACCCGGCCTGTCGCGGCAAGCTGACCGAGCCCCGCGAATTCAACCTGATGTTCAAGACGATCCTGGGTGCCTTGGGCACGAAGGACGACGAAGCCTTCCTGCGGCCGGAAACGGCTCAGGGCATCTTCGTGAACTTCAAGAACGTCTGCGATTCGTCGCGGGTGAAGATCCCGTTCGGCGTCGCGCAGATCGGCAAGAGCTTCCGCAACGAAATCACCCCCCGAAATTTCACCTTCCGGTCGCGTGAGTTCGAGCAGATGGAAATCGAGTTCTTCTGCCATCCCGATGCCTCGCAGGACTGGTACCGCTACTGGCGCGACCGTCGTTTCCGCTGGTACAGCGACCTGGGCATCAGTCAGGACCGTCTGCAGCTGCGGGACCACGATCCCGAAGAGCTGGCCCACTACTCGTGCGGTACGGCCGACATCGAGTACCGGTTCCCGTTCCTCGACGAAGGGGAGTACGGCGAACTGGAAGGCATCGCCCACCGCGGCGATTTCGACCTCCGCTCGCACATGGAAGGCAAGCTGGTCGACCGGGATGGCAAGCTGGAAGTGGAACTGAATGAGCACGGCCAGCCGAAGTATCGCGGCTCGGGCAAGGATCTGAGCTACTTCGACGATCAGTCGCGCGAACGCTTCGTCCCGAACGTGATCGAGCCTTCGGCCGGTGCCGACCGGGCGACGCTCGCCTTCATCTGCGAAGCCTTCGCCGAAGACGAAGCCCCCGATGACAAGGGGAAGATGCAGGTCCGGACTCTGATGAAGTTCCACCCGCGTCTGGCCCCGATCAAGGCGGCGATCTTCCCGCTGATCAAGAAGGAAGGTCAGCCGGAGAAGGCCAAGGAGATCTACCGCTCCCTCAAGGAAGCCGGCATCGCCGTCACATACGACGAGCAGGCAGCCATCGGTCGTCGCTACCGTCGTCAGGACGAGATCGGCACCCCCTGGTGCATCACCGTCGACGGGGACACGGCGTCCGACAATGCCGTGACCGTCCGGGACCGGGATTCGCTCGAGCAGGTCCGCGTCCCCGTGGACGAAATCGTCGACGAGATTTCGCGGCGGATGCGGGGCTGA
- a CDS encoding 2-phosphosulfolactate phosphatase, giving the protein MSQPVSVHMLPALLDPETLPGSQAVMIDVLRASTTIVHALAHGAAGVMPRESVEQARETAAANPPGTVLLGGERGGERIHGFDLDNSPLAYTPEVVADKTVVFTTTNGTRALEKCAAADRIFVGCFVNRAALLRVLQADGRPVHLVCAGTDGHLTAEDILLAGCVAAGLLGIGPDDPRDLARGSVDVQTQMAIDYYLARSGDEATFRQTMRASRGGQNLIRLGHEADIERAGDRDLFDLVPEWWPDRDLISIAS; this is encoded by the coding sequence ATGTCACAACCCGTATCTGTCCATATGCTTCCAGCGTTGCTGGACCCGGAAACGCTGCCCGGCAGTCAGGCGGTGATGATCGACGTCCTGCGGGCCTCGACCACCATCGTGCACGCCCTCGCGCATGGTGCCGCCGGCGTGATGCCCCGCGAATCGGTCGAGCAGGCGCGGGAGACTGCCGCTGCGAATCCGCCCGGCACCGTGCTCCTGGGTGGCGAACGGGGCGGGGAGCGAATCCACGGCTTCGACCTCGATAATTCTCCGCTTGCCTACACCCCCGAAGTCGTCGCTGACAAAACGGTTGTCTTCACCACGACGAACGGCACCCGGGCGCTGGAAAAGTGTGCCGCGGCCGACCGGATCTTCGTCGGCTGCTTCGTGAACCGGGCCGCACTGCTGCGTGTCCTGCAGGCGGACGGGCGCCCCGTCCATCTGGTCTGCGCCGGAACCGACGGACATCTGACCGCCGAAGATATCCTGCTGGCCGGATGTGTCGCCGCGGGACTGCTGGGAATCGGCCCGGACGATCCGCGAGATTTGGCCCGGGGCTCCGTCGACGTACAAACGCAGATGGCGATCGACTATTATCTGGCCCGTTCCGGCGACGAAGCCACGTTCCGCCAGACGATGCGGGCCAGCCGCGGCGGACAGAACCTCATCCGCCTCGGACATGAGGCCGATATTGAACGAGCCGGCGACCGCGATCTGTTTGACCTCGTCCCGGAATGGTGGCCCGACCGGGATCTGATCAGCATCGCCTCCTGA